Proteins from a genomic interval of Thermoplasmatales archaeon:
- a CDS encoding DUF120 domain-containing protein, translating into MKSRLSNGTDDSYFAVKAIKAISGVKNKVTITSLDLAKYLNISQQSASELILRLLKDGLISRQIVGRKQEISITDKGMNVLLKEYVDLGTIFETQKSMKLTGDLITGMGEGRYYISRKFYVIQIKEKLGFMPYFGTLNLKILPEFSLALRKLRSMDGIHIEGFVTDDRTFGAVKAFRAKLKGIDCAVIFPERSIYTDVVEIISEVYLRENLKLRDHDLVEFEVTGPFI; encoded by the coding sequence ATGAAGTCAAGACTTTCGAATGGAACGGATGATTCTTATTTTGCTGTAAAGGCCATAAAGGCAATTAGCGGAGTTAAAAACAAGGTTACAATAACATCGTTGGATCTAGCGAAGTACCTCAACATCTCCCAGCAATCGGCTTCGGAACTAATATTAAGATTGCTGAAAGATGGTCTAATTTCGAGGCAGATTGTAGGCCGTAAGCAGGAGATCTCAATAACAGATAAAGGAATGAATGTCTTACTGAAGGAGTACGTCGATCTCGGAACCATCTTTGAGACCCAGAAGTCAATGAAACTGACCGGCGATCTGATAACTGGGATGGGGGAGGGGAGATATTATATCTCGAGAAAATTTTATGTTATACAGATTAAGGAAAAATTGGGCTTCATGCCATATTTTGGGACGCTAAACCTAAAAATTTTGCCTGAATTTTCCTTGGCGCTGAGAAAACTAAGGAGCATGGACGGGATACATATTGAAGGCTTCGTGACAGACGACAGAACATTTGGGGCAGTTAAGGCATTTCGTGCAAAGTTAAAGGGCATAGACTGCGCCGTGATTTTTCCGGAGAGGTCAATTTATACAGATGTAGTAGAAATAATATCGGAGGTCTATCTCAGGGAAAACCTGAAACTTCGGGACCATGACCTTGTAGAGTTTGAGGTAACCGGTCCATTCATTTAG
- a CDS encoding ribbon-helix-helix domain-containing protein — protein MVTESKDTKLTLRISEDDLSEIDEFLEVNPRFASRSEFIRHSAMDYIARTRVGVVEEQNSGVKLSRNLDNIISSVIERGFFKTRDEVIEELLKTAIDSGVLRRVIEQRIKSYNSIMNDLRKFETTTDKREYDSAKGRY, from the coding sequence GTGGTAACAGAATCAAAAGATACAAAACTCACACTACGGATATCGGAGGATGATCTTTCAGAGATAGACGAATTCCTGGAAGTTAATCCTAGATTTGCAAGCAGGTCGGAATTCATCAGGCACTCTGCCATGGATTACATTGCTAGGACAAGAGTAGGGGTAGTTGAAGAGCAGAATAGCGGTGTAAAACTAAGCAGGAATCTCGACAATATAATATCGTCAGTCATCGAGAGAGGATTCTTTAAGACAAGAGATGAGGTAATAGAGGAATTGCTGAAAACTGCGATAGATTCGGGCGTGCTTCGTCGGGTTATAGAGCAGAGAATCAAGAGTTACAACTCTATAATGAACGATCTTAGGAAATTTGAGACGACCACGGATAAACGTGAATATGACTCGGCCAAAGGGAGATACTAA
- a CDS encoding translation initiation factor IF-2 subunit beta, with translation MGIDSYEALLKRSENVLSKSNLSQQRLQVPEPDVIQEGKVTIVRNFADIADMINRDPRHIAKFLMTEFGIGVTIDGRRLIINRKISPDQISKKIQKYMDSFVKCYECGSPDTEIQKVGRTYLLVCKACGAQHPIRVATEMQKEENTVEEGKTYTVEITKIGNSGEGRAFLRGVNIVVPGAKRRETVKVVIKRIRNNTAIAEIVEREQQS, from the coding sequence ATGGGCATAGACAGTTATGAAGCGCTTTTGAAGAGAAGCGAGAACGTGTTATCCAAATCCAACTTGAGCCAGCAAAGATTACAGGTTCCAGAACCAGATGTGATCCAAGAGGGAAAGGTAACAATAGTTAGAAATTTCGCCGATATTGCAGACATGATAAACAGGGACCCAAGGCACATAGCAAAATTCTTGATGACCGAATTTGGAATCGGAGTTACAATAGATGGAAGAAGACTGATCATTAACAGAAAGATATCACCTGATCAGATTTCAAAGAAGATCCAAAAATACATGGATTCCTTCGTGAAGTGCTATGAGTGCGGTTCCCCGGATACAGAAATTCAAAAGGTAGGGAGGACTTATCTGCTTGTGTGCAAAGCCTGTGGTGCACAGCACCCAATTAGAGTTGCCACCGAAATGCAGAAAGAGGAGAATACAGTCGAGGAGGGGAAGACCTACACTGTAGAAATAACGAAGATAGGAAATTCTGGGGAAGGCCGTGCATTTCTAAGAGGTGTAAACATAGTCGTACCTGGAGCGAAACGAAGAGAAACTGTTAAGGTAGTTATAAAAAGGATAAGAAACAATACTGCAATTGCAGAAATTGTGGAGCGCGAACAGCAGTCCTGA
- a CDS encoding PIN domain-containing protein, giving the protein MSKIILDTNSLIYAVKKHIDLSNALFGIDEINGIIVPECVASELRGLSIRNPHARAALELISRFEIINSEGRGDDCILETARRLGAFILTNDRGLLTRAKSLGIRNASIRSNGTVRMN; this is encoded by the coding sequence ATGTCTAAAATTATACTTGATACAAATTCCCTCATCTATGCTGTCAAAAAACACATTGATTTAAGCAACGCTCTGTTTGGAATTGACGAAATAAATGGTATTATCGTACCTGAATGTGTTGCATCGGAATTGAGAGGCCTTTCGATAAGGAATCCACATGCGAGAGCAGCTTTGGAACTGATTTCCCGCTTTGAAATAATAAACTCTGAAGGAAGGGGTGATGACTGTATTCTGGAAACCGCCCGGAGATTAGGCGCATTCATTTTGACAAATGACAGGGGGCTTCTTACCCGTGCGAAATCACTCGGGATAAGGAATGCTTCCATCCGTTCAAACGGAACCGTAAGGATGAATTGA